The following proteins are encoded in a genomic region of Fundidesulfovibrio soli:
- a CDS encoding ABC transporter substrate-binding protein has protein sequence MTHPTPVVLRFARQAVLALFMAHIAALPASSAQITLLHYWTGSLAGGIAQMVESYNATSSNSRIVAQGMEHESFKPGIKSMLAWGSAPDIFSYWAGARLRSMVDAGYAAPLDELWEGHALERLFAPSVAQACMYDGKYYAVPVTQHVVGMFYNKAVFSRLGIAPPATWEQFLAACERIHKAGISPIALGARELWPAQYWFDQILLRTAGPEYRQRLTEGRQSYTDEEVKAAFAEWGRLLQNGYFHPDHATWDWAGAADAVRRGQAAMTLMGTWIIGYYGNDPSWRMGKDYGFFPFPAIKQNVPQVCSGPIDVLVLTPKGKREGGMQAMGFFSSVLPQEAMCRGSGAFAPNLFASTAELGSERLAILKMIRSAPMWVFPYDLAVPPAVADIGLGLFGAFLRTPGNSEALLLGTQQKIAAIYGASPDKRN, from the coding sequence ATGACCCACCCCACCCCAGTCGTTCTGCGCTTCGCCCGGCAAGCAGTTCTCGCCCTGTTCATGGCTCACATCGCCGCTTTGCCTGCCAGCAGCGCCCAGATCACACTGCTGCATTATTGGACGGGCTCTTTAGCCGGGGGCATCGCCCAAATGGTTGAGAGCTACAACGCCACAAGTTCCAACTCCCGCATAGTCGCCCAGGGCATGGAGCACGAATCCTTCAAGCCGGGCATCAAGTCCATGCTGGCCTGGGGCTCCGCTCCGGACATTTTCTCCTATTGGGCTGGAGCCAGGCTGCGCTCCATGGTCGACGCCGGCTACGCCGCACCCCTTGACGAACTCTGGGAAGGCCACGCCCTGGAAAGGCTCTTTGCGCCGAGCGTGGCGCAGGCCTGCATGTACGACGGTAAATACTACGCCGTCCCCGTCACGCAGCATGTGGTGGGCATGTTCTATAACAAGGCCGTGTTCTCACGGCTGGGCATCGCCCCACCCGCAACGTGGGAGCAGTTTCTCGCCGCGTGCGAGCGCATCCACAAGGCGGGAATCAGCCCGATCGCGCTGGGCGCCCGGGAGCTTTGGCCCGCGCAGTACTGGTTCGACCAGATCCTGCTGCGCACCGCCGGCCCCGAGTACAGGCAACGCCTGACCGAGGGCAGGCAGTCCTACACCGACGAAGAGGTCAAGGCAGCTTTCGCCGAATGGGGGCGTCTTCTGCAGAACGGATATTTCCACCCCGACCATGCCACCTGGGACTGGGCCGGAGCTGCCGACGCCGTGCGCAGAGGCCAGGCCGCCATGACGCTCATGGGGACCTGGATCATCGGCTATTACGGCAACGACCCCTCCTGGCGCATGGGCAAGGACTACGGTTTCTTCCCCTTCCCCGCTATCAAGCAGAACGTGCCCCAGGTGTGCAGCGGCCCCATCGACGTTCTCGTCCTGACTCCCAAAGGAAAACGTGAGGGCGGCATGCAGGCCATGGGCTTTTTCTCCTCGGTGCTCCCCCAGGAAGCCATGTGCCGGGGCTCTGGGGCCTTCGCCCCGAACCTGTTCGCTTCCACTGCGGAACTGGGCTCCGAGCGGCTGGCCATCCTCAAGATGATCCGCTCCGCGCCTATGTGGGTCTTCCCCTATGACTTGGCTGTCCCGCCTGCGGTCGCGGACATAGGCCTGGGCCTTTTCGGGGCCTTTCTGCGGACCCCGGGAAACAGTGAGGCGCTGCTACTGGGAACCCAGCAGAAGATCGCCGCAATCTACGGCGCCAGCCCAGACAAGAGGAATTGA
- a CDS encoding two-component system sensor histidine kinase NtrB: protein MRKRTVASAISLALISVTTLVLAVFGAVDFYAQYSKSKAELQSGLQVSTEQLALSLALPIWNFQYEQAEKVVESLMLQQRVAGVLVTDMLTGRVLTQRYRDMQWRPSADAPLQSDEVLLHKQAEVTFNDRRIATVDIWMTEKFLRQEMESRLFAVVLQTLVVNLCIVSLLWVILNRRVVRPLKEVELYAVQVSCGRADAASLPISPELAELDRLQDAINEMVAELQGRLLELRQTRDRIQSIMDSMPSLVIGIDGQERITHWNRTTELQTGLDAAHLLGRPLAEALPQLAQYAADIKQAIERMEPVSRTGLRFGMQGADRICDLLVYPVRSQGAHWAVLRLDDVTEKSRIEQLIIQTEKMMSLGGLAAGMAHEINNPLAGILHSVQNIQRRLDPSREVNVQAAQEHGVDMDQLAVFLEARQIPAFLQGIRDSGERAARIVQNMLSFTRNTCQDHGNVNLGELADRVITIAATDYDLKKKYDFRHVQIVRDFEPDMPPVPCSAMEIEQVLLNLLRNAAQALALRTEASVPPRISLRIARDGDFAVMSVEDNGPGMEKDVSRRVFEPFFTTKSPGEGTGLGLSVSYFIITRNHHGSIDLQTEPGKGSRFTVRLPLVESCTSPASLEERTAV from the coding sequence ATGCGAAAAAGGACTGTTGCATCCGCGATTTCTCTCGCCCTCATTTCCGTGACCACGCTCGTGCTGGCTGTGTTCGGGGCTGTTGATTTTTACGCCCAGTACTCCAAAAGCAAGGCGGAACTGCAATCCGGCCTTCAAGTCAGCACTGAGCAACTTGCGCTGAGCCTTGCGCTGCCCATCTGGAACTTCCAGTACGAGCAGGCCGAAAAAGTGGTCGAAAGTCTCATGCTGCAGCAACGTGTGGCCGGTGTGCTGGTCACGGACATGCTCACCGGTCGTGTGCTGACCCAGCGCTACCGCGACATGCAGTGGCGCCCTTCGGCGGACGCCCCGCTTCAATCCGATGAGGTACTGCTGCACAAACAGGCCGAAGTGACCTTCAACGACAGACGTATTGCCACCGTCGACATCTGGATGACCGAGAAATTCCTTCGTCAGGAGATGGAGTCCCGCCTGTTTGCCGTTGTGCTCCAGACGCTTGTGGTCAACCTCTGCATCGTCAGCTTGTTGTGGGTCATCCTCAACCGGAGAGTGGTCCGCCCCCTCAAAGAGGTGGAGCTATACGCCGTCCAGGTCAGTTGCGGGCGGGCCGACGCGGCCAGCCTGCCCATATCGCCTGAACTGGCGGAGCTTGACCGGCTTCAGGACGCCATCAACGAGATGGTGGCCGAGCTTCAGGGCAGGCTCCTCGAACTGCGCCAGACTCGCGACCGGATCCAGAGCATCATGGACTCCATGCCCTCGCTGGTCATCGGCATCGACGGCCAGGAGCGCATCACGCACTGGAACAGGACCACCGAACTCCAGACCGGCCTGGACGCCGCCCATCTGCTGGGGCGGCCTTTGGCCGAGGCATTGCCGCAACTGGCTCAGTACGCGGCGGATATCAAGCAGGCCATCGAGCGCATGGAGCCGGTTTCCCGCACGGGGTTGCGCTTCGGGATGCAGGGCGCCGACCGCATCTGCGACCTCCTGGTCTATCCCGTACGCAGCCAGGGGGCGCATTGGGCCGTCCTGCGCCTGGACGACGTCACCGAGAAGAGCCGCATCGAGCAACTGATCATCCAGACCGAGAAGATGATGTCACTGGGGGGGCTGGCTGCGGGCATGGCCCACGAGATCAACAACCCGCTGGCGGGCATTCTTCATAGCGTGCAGAACATCCAGCGCAGGCTCGACCCCTCGCGCGAGGTCAATGTCCAGGCCGCGCAGGAACACGGGGTGGACATGGATCAGTTGGCCGTCTTCCTGGAGGCGAGGCAGATCCCGGCTTTTCTCCAGGGCATCCGCGATTCCGGAGAGAGGGCGGCGCGAATCGTCCAGAACATGCTCAGCTTCACCCGCAACACCTGCCAGGACCACGGGAACGTGAACCTTGGCGAATTGGCCGACAGGGTGATCACCATCGCCGCGACGGACTACGACCTCAAAAAGAAGTACGATTTCAGGCACGTGCAGATCGTGCGAGACTTTGAGCCAGACATGCCCCCAGTACCATGCTCTGCCATGGAGATCGAACAGGTCCTGCTCAATCTGCTGCGCAACGCCGCCCAGGCTCTTGCGCTGCGGACGGAAGCTTCGGTGCCGCCCCGGATATCCCTGCGGATCGCCCGCGACGGCGATTTCGCCGTGATGAGCGTTGAGGACAACGGGCCAGGAATGGAGAAGGACGTCAGCCGCAGGGTGTTCGAACCTTTCTTCACCACGAAGAGCCCTGGAGAGGGCACGGGGCTGGGGCTTTCGGTTTCCTATTTCATCATCACAAGAAACCATCACGGTTCAATCGATCTGCAGACAGAACCGGGCAAGGGGAGCCGCTTCACCGTCCGGCTGCCTCTTGTCGAATCTTGTACATCTCCGGCTTCACTTGAGGAGCGGACGGCGGTCTGA
- a CDS encoding substrate-binding periplasmic protein has product MPWLTAPPAVAQTETQQPLTIATKDYPPLSTPEGTGMLDRLLREAFRRIGREVRFQMLPSQRALSDADAGVVDGDNNRVAGLEAKYQNLVRLDVENMVWEFAAFTKGDGIAVRSWGDLSGHTVGYIIGWKILEEKVRTSKVVRAVSGRQLLALLDAGRMDVAIYESHGGRELIKELGLKGIRMQQPFLAREKMYLYLNRKHAALVHPLEEALRSMRRDGTYDLIFSDSRPN; this is encoded by the coding sequence ATGCCGTGGCTGACTGCCCCCCCGGCCGTTGCACAGACCGAAACCCAGCAGCCCCTGACCATTGCCACCAAAGACTACCCCCCCCTGAGCACTCCGGAAGGCACGGGCATGCTCGACAGGTTGCTGCGCGAGGCCTTCCGGCGCATCGGCAGGGAGGTCCGGTTCCAGATGCTGCCGAGCCAACGGGCCCTCTCCGACGCGGATGCGGGGGTCGTGGACGGGGACAACAACCGCGTGGCAGGTCTTGAGGCGAAATATCAGAACCTGGTCCGGCTGGATGTGGAGAACATGGTCTGGGAATTCGCGGCCTTCACCAAGGGCGACGGGATTGCGGTACGCTCCTGGGGGGATCTGTCCGGCCACACCGTGGGCTACATCATCGGCTGGAAGATCCTGGAGGAGAAGGTCCGCACCTCGAAGGTGGTCCGGGCAGTATCAGGAAGGCAGCTTCTGGCCCTGCTCGATGCGGGGCGCATGGACGTGGCGATCTACGAGTCGCACGGCGGCCGGGAGCTGATCAAGGAGTTGGGGCTCAAGGGCATCCGCATGCAGCAGCCGTTTTTGGCGCGCGAGAAGATGTACCTCTACCTCAACCGCAAGCACGCCGCCCTGGTGCATCCCCTTGAAGAAGCCCTGCGCTCCATGCGTCGGGATGGAACCTACGACCTTATCTTCTCCGACAGCAGGCCGAATTAA
- a CDS encoding DUF1559 domain-containing protein — MRAQRSNLFLGVMGLAVLVALAAGLNAIGTPEEARMRRLDTQRVNNLRNISNAMENYHRSHENLPASLDQLQQPSGFNGLHLNDPETKQPYEYKPLTQDTYELCAQFQTVQDAGAEERADNPFWHHGAGRHCFALKVKAVARKPG, encoded by the coding sequence ATGAGAGCGCAGCGCTCCAACCTGTTTCTCGGCGTGATGGGCCTGGCCGTCCTCGTGGCGTTGGCCGCAGGACTGAACGCCATCGGCACGCCGGAGGAAGCCCGCATGCGCCGACTCGACACGCAGAGGGTCAACAACCTCAGGAATATCTCGAATGCCATGGAGAATTATCATCGCAGCCATGAGAATCTGCCAGCCAGCCTGGATCAGCTGCAACAACCCAGTGGCTTCAACGGCTTGCATCTCAATGACCCGGAAACGAAGCAGCCCTACGAATACAAGCCGCTCACCCAGGACACCTACGAGCTGTGCGCTCAATTCCAGACCGTCCAGGACGCCGGCGCTGAAGAAAGAGCCGACAATCCCTTTTGGCACCATGGGGCAGGCAGGCATTGCTTCGCTCTCAAGGTGAAGGCAGTCGCAAGGAAACCGGGGTAA
- a CDS encoding DUF5671 domain-containing protein, whose amino-acid sequence MQTELVDFTRKALERGIERDRIIQTLLDAGWNKADVASAMACFANIDFPVPVPRPRPYLSAAEVFLHLLMFASLYYAAFSLGSIAFHFIDHSFPDPASLRRMAQFREAVRWDVSALLITFPLFAVVFRSINKAMAANPSRRQSRPRRWLTYMTLFIAAMIIAADMITLVNSALGGELSVRIALKVATVMAIAGSSFLYFLTDIRKEEAE is encoded by the coding sequence TTGCAGACAGAACTTGTGGACTTCACGAGGAAGGCGCTCGAGCGCGGCATAGAGCGCGACAGGATCATCCAGACGTTGCTGGATGCCGGCTGGAACAAGGCCGACGTGGCCTCCGCAATGGCCTGTTTCGCGAACATCGACTTCCCTGTGCCAGTTCCCAGGCCCAGGCCATACCTCTCGGCCGCCGAGGTGTTCCTGCACCTGCTGATGTTCGCATCGCTCTATTACGCGGCGTTCAGCCTGGGCTCCATCGCATTCCACTTCATCGACCACTCCTTCCCTGACCCGGCGAGCTTGCGCCGCATGGCCCAATTCCGCGAGGCCGTGCGCTGGGACGTCTCCGCCCTTCTCATCACGTTCCCCCTATTCGCGGTGGTTTTCCGGTCCATCAACAAGGCCATGGCGGCCAACCCTTCGCGACGGCAGTCCAGGCCGCGCCGGTGGCTCACCTACATGACCCTCTTCATCGCGGCCATGATCATTGCAGCGGACATGATCACCCTGGTCAACAGCGCGCTCGGCGGCGAACTCTCGGTCCGGATCGCCCTGAAGGTAGCCACTGTCATGGCCATAGCCGGGAGCAGCTTCCTGTACTTCCTGACTGACATCAGGAAGGAGGAGGCGGAATGA
- a CDS encoding PAS domain-containing sensor histidine kinase, whose product MQNKENTSALLAELKAARARIAELEAERDARIKVEEALRANEALLQAILRDLPFDFWARDTNQHVIMQSKESIRLWGDLSEVPVAETFAGFGTSDIWKATNRRVLSGEVVTGENEYAALNSELRTYHCIAAPIRDGDAILGVVGINLDITEHKKTEQALQDAHSFLNIVINSLPDPIFVEDEQHRHVLVNQALSEQLGIPVDLFLGKTVRDIMPPELAETKWADTELVLKTETVSTAEEKIVDAQGRIREILTRKVPYRGAGGEKLVIGVTTDVTDRNLADEALRASEDRYSTIVRTTAEGICILDQDSKITFINQAMADMLGFEIKEVVGLSASNFLFPGDMADFDERVRQRQFGQPLRYERRLRRKDGGELWTIASTTPLFSKDGEFLGSFGMLTDITARKQAEAELVRQKQMLLSIIESTSDAIFIKDAAGRYVLVNNVTASLFDLSKEEMLGCDDTAIFPPAQAEMLKRSDLAILEQDAPKTIEERLTTRDGDRIYLTTKGPLFDESGRKTGIFGIARDITEREQMAETLIQTEKMASVGGLAAGMAHEINNPLAGILQSAQVIAARLRPDNAANTRAAEICGCPMKGLQCYLENRDILTLLDGVRDAGKRASLIVANMLDFSKRHNADIYPINIIKVIEKSIELCQQDHNLAEKYNLKNISITRDYESNELTVPCSGNQVQQVILNLLRNAVHAMSEAETPAPSITLRARTDGENVLIEVEDNGPGMEERVRRRVFDPFFTTKAPSKGTGLGLSVSYFLVVNRHGGVLDVHSAPGKGTRFSVKLPLKPRYGKKASITEPSLR is encoded by the coding sequence GTGCAAAACAAAGAGAACACCTCGGCCCTCCTGGCGGAACTGAAAGCGGCCCGGGCACGCATCGCCGAACTGGAGGCCGAGAGGGACGCCAGGATCAAGGTCGAGGAGGCCCTCCGAGCGAACGAGGCTCTGCTGCAAGCCATCCTCCGCGACCTGCCCTTCGACTTCTGGGCCCGCGACACCAACCAGCACGTCATCATGCAGAGCAAAGAGTCCATCCGCCTCTGGGGTGACTTGTCTGAGGTGCCGGTAGCTGAAACCTTCGCCGGTTTCGGGACATCCGACATCTGGAAGGCGACCAACCGTCGCGTCCTGTCGGGCGAGGTCGTTACGGGCGAGAACGAGTACGCGGCGCTCAACAGCGAATTGCGCACCTACCACTGCATTGCGGCGCCCATCCGCGACGGGGATGCGATCCTGGGTGTCGTGGGCATCAACCTGGACATCACTGAGCATAAAAAGACCGAGCAGGCCCTTCAGGACGCCCACTCGTTCCTGAACATCGTCATCAACAGCCTCCCGGACCCCATCTTCGTAGAAGACGAGCAACACCGCCACGTGCTGGTCAACCAGGCCCTCAGCGAGCAGCTGGGCATACCCGTGGACCTGTTCCTAGGCAAAACGGTGCGTGACATCATGCCGCCTGAGCTGGCGGAGACCAAGTGGGCCGACACGGAACTCGTCCTGAAAACCGAAACGGTGAGCACGGCCGAAGAGAAAATCGTCGACGCCCAGGGAAGGATTCGCGAGATCCTCACCCGGAAGGTCCCTTACAGGGGGGCCGGCGGTGAAAAGCTCGTCATCGGCGTCACCACGGACGTCACGGACCGCAACCTCGCCGACGAGGCTCTAAGGGCCAGCGAAGATCGCTACAGCACCATCGTGCGGACCACTGCCGAAGGCATCTGCATCCTGGACCAGGACAGCAAGATCACATTCATAAACCAGGCCATGGCCGACATGCTCGGTTTCGAGATCAAGGAGGTTGTGGGGCTATCCGCGTCCAATTTCCTCTTCCCCGGGGACATGGCGGACTTCGACGAGCGGGTGCGCCAGCGCCAGTTCGGCCAGCCCCTACGCTATGAAAGACGCTTGCGGAGAAAGGATGGGGGGGAGCTCTGGACCATCGCCAGCACCACCCCGCTCTTCAGCAAGGACGGCGAGTTCCTGGGCAGCTTCGGCATGCTGACCGACATCACCGCCCGCAAGCAGGCGGAGGCGGAACTAGTGCGGCAGAAGCAAATGCTCTTGTCCATCATCGAAAGCACTTCCGACGCGATTTTCATCAAGGATGCCGCCGGCCGCTACGTCCTGGTGAACAACGTGACGGCCAGCTTGTTCGATTTAAGCAAGGAAGAGATGCTGGGGTGCGACGACACCGCCATTTTCCCCCCGGCGCAGGCGGAGATGCTCAAGAGGAGTGACCTGGCCATCCTCGAACAGGACGCCCCCAAAACCATCGAGGAGCGCCTGACCACCCGGGACGGGGACCGGATCTACCTCACGACCAAGGGGCCGCTCTTCGACGAATCGGGCCGCAAGACCGGCATCTTCGGCATCGCCAGGGACATAACCGAGCGCGAGCAGATGGCGGAGACCCTGATTCAGACCGAAAAAATGGCCAGCGTAGGCGGGTTGGCCGCCGGCATGGCCCACGAGATCAACAACCCGCTGGCGGGCATCCTGCAGTCCGCCCAGGTGATCGCCGCGCGCCTCCGGCCGGACAACGCGGCCAATACCAGGGCTGCGGAAATCTGCGGCTGCCCCATGAAAGGCCTCCAGTGCTACCTTGAGAACCGGGATATCCTGACGCTGCTCGACGGCGTCCGGGATGCTGGCAAGCGTGCAAGCCTGATCGTCGCGAACATGCTCGATTTCAGCAAGCGGCATAACGCCGACATATATCCGATCAACATCATCAAAGTAATAGAAAAATCCATCGAGCTTTGCCAGCAGGACCACAATCTAGCGGAAAAATACAACCTCAAGAACATCTCCATAACACGGGACTACGAATCGAATGAACTCACCGTGCCCTGCTCCGGCAACCAGGTACAACAGGTCATCCTCAATCTGCTGCGCAACGCCGTGCACGCCATGTCCGAAGCGGAGACACCCGCACCCTCCATCACACTGCGCGCCAGGACCGATGGAGAGAATGTCCTGATCGAAGTGGAGGATAACGGCCCGGGCATGGAGGAGCGCGTGCGCAGGCGCGTTTTCGACCCGTTCTTCACCACCAAGGCACCCAGCAAGGGCACGGGCCTGGGGCTCTCGGTTAGCTATTTCCTGGTGGTAAACCGGCATGGCGGCGTTCTGGACGTCCATTCCGCCCCGGGCAAGGGCACCCGGTTTTCCGTAAAGCTGCCCCTGAAGCCCCGTTATGGGAAGAAGGCCTCGATCACCGAACCGTCCTTGAGGTGA